One Styela clava chromosome 4, kaStyClav1.hap1.2, whole genome shotgun sequence genomic window, CtgtcaaatttgaaatgttgaaaACATCATTGGtgtgaaacaataaaacaaatttttctctcttttaaGGTAAGTTTAACCCCAAAAGTTCACAATCTGTCACTCAAAACTATCTAAATCACTAGCAGAGGAGTTTTTAGCAATCACTAACATACATGTGATTCATAATAGGTGTGAATTTATAATGGATGTCActgcaatgttccctctaattttttgtagtatgtgtgcgcagaaattttagcgtgtgcgcacttttttggaaatgactgatatttgtgcaaaaaccaatgaagaaatttcggcgttctaaccgggtaataagtgagtcaacaacaaactttctcaacctgccaatcgagcacattgttacattacatcgaaatatgtttgtgcgcagtaaatctattcGTGTGCGCACCCTccgaaagctgtgtgcgcgcgcacacgcgcacaccttagagggaacactggatGTCAGTATATGCCCGTAAACCAAGTGCATGTTGACAAAAGTGAAAAAAGCAGTCTTTTAGGTATGGtcgttaaaaacaaaattacaaggACAACATGATTAATAAGTGAgtattaaatatatcaaaagaaaataataatgtgTGTGAACAAAACACATTTCAACTACATAACTAACACCTGATATTTTTCAACTACTaaactattaaaaaatttattacgcAGTCTCTGCCACTTTCACCACTAGGAGGACAATGGAGCATAATTGATAGTGACAACCAAAGTTGCTACCCAAAAAAAccatataaataaatttgtgaatCTCTTTCAGACATTTGGACGAATATGATTGTGTTCAGGAAGACTCGAAAAAAAAacctataaatttttttaatactcCATGAAACTTATTTATGACAATTTATTCAACACTCACTCAAAGGTTCAGTAATCTAAGAAGCGTTGCCCAAAAGTTATGTTCCctctagaatatgtttcaaataaaCTGTTTTAAGATCTGTTTTTGGGTCACCTTGTGGACATGGACGTTTCCCTTGTTCCAAAAATAATTCCCCcatatatttaacatttttgCTACGCCAACTATTTGTTTGAGCggaaatttcaattgttatgtcattgttGACTTTTTGAAGATTGGTCAGGATTACAAAATCAATGCACAGGAAAACATACACCTTATATACAGAGTCTTGCTACATACTGCGCGAAAAGTGTAGCACAAAGGTTTGTGTTCTATGTCTAAATTGCTGTTTTAAAACGAGATTTATCAAAAAAGGACAACAAATTACAGATCATACGCCCAAAAGTGTCAGCGATATAGTGaagtaaaaaatgacatttttcaatgtTTGAACTAATAGATATGCTATAAAAACACAGATAAATAATACTAAAGTTGGAATAGCTCATCTGTGTCTTGATGAAATGAATTAgagtttgaaaaagttgttTTCGTGGCCGATTCAAACGAGGGTTTTCTCCTCATGAATTTGGCACAAGGTGCGTGAgtatttttacgaatttcaaTATCGCTTTTCTCAGAAAGCATCGTTGATGTCACTTTCATTGTTGAGTTTATTTGTTTATCAAGTTTTTGAAGAAAATCATGGACACTGTCTTCTGCTACTGTTGGTTTTTGCGGCGTAGAATTTGACTCATTTTCCGCAGAATTTTTACCCtttttcaaaagaatttttGGACTTTCTGACTTTGCATTATTTACTGCTGAATTTTGTGATGATTCACCATTTTTCTGTCCtggtattaataaatattgtCGAGATTGTATCGAATCCGTATAATGAAGTTTATTTATCCTTCTTAATTCTTCGGTCGAAGTTCCAAATCTTAGTGCGATTCCTGGCAATGTTTCGCCTGGATCGACATAATGTTGGAAGAGAGGTTCCGCTGGTTTTCTGCCTGAGCGCACAAATGATCCGTATGAATTCTGTATCACTCCTGTAGAAACGATTGACTGCCACTCAGTCATTTTTGCTGCTTTTTCAAAATCTGTACTCCAGGGTTTTAACTCTGGTATTAAAGTATCCAGATTACAGATTTGCTTTCTTACATTAGaagtatatttattaaatattacacTTATATCTATAAGTACAAATACGAATACTGTTAGTGTTAAACAGACGCTGACACATTATTTGTTAGTTGAAATacgaaaatattaaaatagtaTAGTCCCAAACTTGTTAGTAttataggatagaatttacatattcattCTCGGGGAGAAAAAaacgataagacggcttaaccatatgacgaaccacggcctatcgtatggttaccattccatgttgggtatgggattagttaacctagttatttgtttttcggaggcgtggacttgatggtggaggaagccgtaaccgaccagcggttacgtgaaccaccctaccgCGGTGGTTCACTGACTTTTGTGGCTATTCTGATATTTCACTATCTAGACTAGATCTTATCATCCTGCTGTCAGACTGTAGTACTAATTGACCAGACTGCCATGTCTGTATATACCATTTTCTGATTTTAGCAGTTGTTATTGAGCAAAAAGGTTAGCTTAGCACCAATAACAAATTAACCAAATCCTGAATTCAGCAAGTTCTGATCATCTGGTTTGCTGGCTCTCCAGAATTCTATAacacacatacagacatacgtTACCGACGTACTGTAACTAATACTAAAAGTAGATCAGACTGATAAGGACGTTAATACAGAGAACTAGGTTCCGCTAAAGCGAAACAGCTGAATCAGTAAACAAATGCCGAAGATATACCGTACTGAGATAAGGAACAATAGCAAGTCAGCTGTCCCGTGACGTCATTAGAGTAAAATTCTCCAACATCACGTGCTCACTACGCTCGAGTGAAAACACGAAACGAAATTTGGAGTCACGGGAGTAAAAACGTTCAGGGCAAAGAACTCGATAATCTTGGATCAGATTCATTATTTTTGATGTGTTAAAACAtgtcaaaaaacaatttttttgcagTAATAAAGGCGTCGAGGAAAACgtcgaaagatttaacgcagtgaaaagaacaaaaaaaaaacatgcattTTTTGCCCACGTCAAAATCGATAGTttggcgggccgggttgtgaACCAGcgatgagctggaaaaattgtaacaaccggaacgccctaattcacaaaaatgtaaaatattcccAACACGACGCGGACGTTTACAGAACTGCAAATAcattatataaaatatgtttGTGTAAAATTATAAGAGTATCcatagcaattcaatacaaatcttATTATTAAAAAGGTATAGAATGAATTTTCACGGGGTCAAAGGACTGGGAAACGTTTATTACACGTTACTGCTGTACTAAATTATTTGCGTGATGTGACGTAAAAAGACACACGATttataatgtaacaaaacataaattaataactaAGTTAACCAGAGAAACTGtaccacaattttatttcaacaacaggaacgcaaatgcagcaaaatgtccaacaaccggaacgccgttccggcCACAGCTAACCACTGGTTCTGACCCGCGGGACGCCATTTGCAACCCCTGTGTTAGGGGCTAGAAGAGTGGATCGGGGGTTTGGTTTTGCTGCATGTCATTCAAATATGAACCAATCTTGAGAAGACGTGATGGGAAGGGCGATCATTTGACAACTGAGTCATGAACTGCATCCGTAATAAGGTTGAATAAGGATTCTGCATTGATATACAATGCGATGTTAATTTTTGTGGAGATGATTTTGATGACGAGCATGTATTTTGAGGCAGCGACAACTTCAGTGCGTGCAGCAGACCGGGAGCGCACCATGGCCCAAGTGCAGTTTTCGCCACTTTGTGGCGTCTGAACGTGCCGCAAACCATAGCCTCTACGGTCAGACCATGCCGGCTGacattttagctgccacaaaacAATGGCATGAGGCGtgggtaccacggcagcaaattagaAACAATGACGGCTAAAATTGTACTGccacaaaccaaggcatgtagTAAGATCACTTTAAATACCCCaatacaggggtcggcaaccttttgtcgctcgcgggccaaaattagaggttgcaagtcattggtggggcgcacatatttttagaaagttgaaaaccccAACGGATGATACGTTTTGTAATAAATATCAAGCAGTtttacatctctcgaatagaatatagatttatttttttctcattgccttgcatctcaaaaaattacatttaaatattttcggcgccattttTGCACCTTTTGCACTTAGCATCTGAAACCGCCTCGCATTTGTTTTCGTTTATTTCACACTTGACTGATTTTGTGATTTGCGTATTCTGCGATTGCAACATAACCTCACACATTGATGTTGCCATGTTTCTAGTATCGTTTTGTAGTTATTTCTAGGTTTGTATTGGGCATATCTAATGCTGCTCAAGTAGGGTTTAGTACTAGtgtaatttatgatatttttctgaTGACAACCTACCCCGATTTGTAGACTGTTAACAAATTAGAACATAGAATTATGCTAATTTGTCCTGTGTTGCTAGGCCAGCTCTCTTTGTGTTGTTGCTTATTTCTGGCAACGCTCGTTCTTTCGCTCGCTGCTTTCTGGGCGGGAATGTCGGCAGTGATTATCTGCTCTCCAGTTTTGTTAGATTTTTAGTTGTTTAAGGTCTCAGGAACCGGGTTTTTAAGTCATATATTTAGTAAAAGTTACCTTTGAATCTTTCCCAGCTCTATTCGCGTTTAGATGTTCGTTATTCTCAGTAGGCTAGGAAAACAGTTGCAAGTAgttatttcatgatattttgtgtgtttttttgtTAGATCTGATCAAATATAGAGCTAGTTAAAATAATAGCTTCCAGTCAAATAATTGGTTGTTCTTTGAGTTGAAGGCTACATCGTCAAGTAAGTCTTTGATTTATCGTATTTTATGCTTTATTTAGTGATATGAAACTGCAATTTTAAGGTAAACAATTGTGCTGTATTTTTggctttttcaattaatttgtgattctaaattgataaatattgtgCTTTTTAAGTGCTAATTAGTTAGATGTTTGGTAAGT contains:
- the LOC120326909 gene encoding lysM and putative peptidoglycan-binding domain-containing protein 1-like, with protein sequence MTEWQSIVSTGVIQNSYGSFVRSGRKPAEPLFQHYVDPGETLPGIALRFGTSTEELRRINKLHYTDSIQSRQYLLIPGQKNGESSQNSAVNNAKSESPKILLKKGKNSAENESNSTPQKPTVAEDSVHDFLQKLDKQINSTMKVTSTMLSEKSDIEIRKNTHAPCAKFMRRKPSFESATKTTFSNSNSFHQDTDELFQL